The following are encoded together in the Daucus carota subsp. sativus chromosome 5, DH1 v3.0, whole genome shotgun sequence genome:
- the LOC108221076 gene encoding probable LRR receptor-like serine/threonine-protein kinase At1g05700 isoform X1 has translation MPVCLYKYYIRVFFIKYFLQSSKRMRLFPVLYFVSLLLYLALEVHSQDDQSGFISIDCGIPADASYTDSATNLNYVSDSGFTDAGESKTILPYYNTSGLPQQLVALRSFPQGIRNCYTLKPVQGPSNRYLIRAWFMYGNYDSKDVLPQFDIHLGVEKWDTISFSKTTSLERKEIIHVQTSEYIYGCLVNTGLGTPFISALELRYFNTEISNLYTDDFVSLQLFGRVDFGQPLESCRYKDDRHDRIWDSIDYSNSSIVYNPEETLTELDFYVPYKVMRTAIAPDNTSNPLTITWEPLNVSDQFLIYLHLAEVQTLQSNQIREFNLYLNGNLWTPNNEPVIPTNQTSVVRSSAPELPASKHEIVMQKTERSTLPPIINALEVYSVKKFLQSQTHSQDAGSIMDIKSAYKIQIENWQGDPCVPQAYAWDGVGCSYNDYNFPRITTLNLSSSRLSGKIASSIANLTMIRSLDLSNNNLSGEVPDFLSQLIFLRILNIKGNNFIGSVPSDLLSKSKSGHLLLSMDASLGGGDTNRCTSSSCKKSSNKSTIQMASLVSAFVLIIIAVIILTLVVRNRKERIKITSLETLNRQFTYSEILRITNNLEKSVGEGGFGKVYHGHIGDTQVAVKMLSATSAQGYREFETEAKLLMRIHHKNLTALVGYCMEDNHLGIIYEYMANGDLDGYLAGRKPYVLSWEQRIRIAIDAAEGFEYLHHGCRPTIIHRDVKSTNILLSENFQGKLADFGLSRVIPSEAGSHIITEVARTLGYLDPEYYASNRLTKKSDVYSFGIVLLEIITGRPARGIDDDSEHIVRWVSSRIQQGDIKVVVDSRIRETADINSVQKAVEIAMLCVSIASDNRPPMNFVATHLKECLETDFIWNETRREELIGEMSLTLESNGIDSQE, from the exons ATGCCAGTATGCCTCTATAAATATTACATACGAGTATTCTTCATCAAATATTTTCTGCAGAGCAGCAAAAGGATGAGGTTGTTTCCTGTTTTATATTTTGTCTCTCTGCTACTCTATCTAGCACTTGAAGTTCACTCGCAAGATGATCAATCAG GTTTTATAAGCATAGACTGTGGAATTCCAGCAGATGCCAGCTACACAGACAGCGCAACCAACTTAAACTACGTGTCAGATTCCGGCTTCACTGATGCGGGTGAAAGCAAGACCATACTACCATATTACAATACTTCAGGCCTTCCACAACAGCTGGTGGCACTAAGAAGCTTTCCTCAGGGAATTAGAAACTGTTACACCCTAAAACCTGTTCAAGGACCAAGTAATAGGTACTTGATTCGCGCATGGTTTATGTACGGAAACTATGACTCTAAAGACGTGCTCCCGCAATTTGATATTCATCTTGGAGTTGAGAAATGGGATACAATCTCATTCAGCAAAACAACTTCTCTAGAAAGAAAAGAGATCATCCATGTCCAAACATCGGAATATATTTATGGATGCCTGGTAAACACAGGACTTGGAACGCCTTTCATATCAGCACTGGAGTTAAGGTACTTCAATACTGAGATCAGTAACTTGTATACAGATGATTTCGTATCACTGCAGCTTTTTGGACGGGTAGATTTTGGTCAACCACTTGAATCATGCAG GTACAAAGATGACAGACATGATAGAATATGGGATTCAATTGATTACAGTAATAGTTCAATAGTATATAATCCGGAGGAGACGTTGACAGAACTAGATTTTTATGTACCATATAAGGTCATGAGGACAGCTATTGCACCGGACAACACAAGCAATCCGTTGACAATCACATGGGAGCCTTTAAATGTATCTGATCAGTTTCTCATCTACTTGCACCTTGCTGAGGTGCAGACTTTACAAAGCAACCAGATCAGAGAATTCAACCTGTATTTGAACGGAAACCTCTGGACTCCAAACAACGAGCCTGTAATTCCTACTAATCAGACTAGTGTAGTACGCAGTTCCGCACCTGAGTTACCAGCGTCTAAGCATGAGATCGTGATGCAGAAAACCGAAAGGTCAACTCTACCCCCTATCATAAACGCCTTGGAGGTTTATAGTGTTAAAAAATTTCTGCAATCACAAACTCATAGTCAAGATG CTGGTTCGATTATGGACATCAAGTCGgcttataaaattcaaatagaAAACTGGCAAGGAGATCCGTGTGTCCCACAGGCGTATGCATGGGACGGTGTTGGATGCAGCtataatgattataattttCCTAGGATTACAACCTT AAACCTGTCCTCAAGCAGATTGAGTGGAAAAATTGCTTCTTCTATTGCCAACCTCACAATGATAAGATCTCT GGATTTGTCAAACAATAACTTGTCTGGAGAAGTACCTGATTTCTTATCACAACTCATCTTCTTGAGGATCCT AAACATAAAAGGGAACAATTTCATAGGTTCAGTTCCTTCGGACCTCCTATCAAAGTCAAAAAGTGGACATTTGTTACTAAG CATGGATGCAAGTCTGGGAGGTGGAGATACAAATCGATGCACATCATCTTCATGCAAGAAGAGCAGTAACAAATCTACAATTCAGATGGCTTCACTTGTTTCAGCGTTTGTGCTAATCATTATTGCAGTAATAATTCTCACGTTGGTAGTAAGAAACAGAAAAG AACGTATAAAGATTACCTCCTTGGAGACCTTAAACCGTCAGTTCACATACTCTGAAATTCTAAGAATCACTAACAATTTGGAGAAATCTGTCGGAGAAGGAGGATTTGGCAAAGTATACCATGGTCATATTGGTGATACCCAAGTTGCTGTCAAAATGCTCTCAGCAACATCAGCTCAAGGGTACAGGGAGTTCGAAACTGAG GCTAAGCTTCTGATGAGAATTCATCACAAAAATTTAACAGCTCTTGTTGGCTACTGTATGGAAGACAACCACTTGGGAATTATCTACGAATACATGGCCAATGGAGATCTGGACGGGTATCTAGCAG GTAGAAAGCCATATGTTTTGAGTTGGGAACAGAGAATTCGGATTGCAATCGATGCTGCAGAAG GCTTCGAGTATCTGCATCATGGTTGCAGGCCAACAATAATCCACAGAGATGTAAAATCGACAAATATCTTACTTTCAGAGAATTTTCAAGGTAAACTTGCAGATTTTGGCTTGTCCAGAGTCATCCCTTCTGAAGCTGGAAGTCACATAATTACAGAAGTTGCTAGAACTCTTGGCTACCTTGATCCAGA GTATTACGCATCAAATCGACTGACTAAGAAAAGTGATGTTTATAGTTTTGGAATTGTCCTCTTGGAAATAATCACAGGCCGACCAGCTAGAGGGATCGATGATGACAGTGAACACATAGTTAGGTGGGTTAGCTCTAGAATTCAACAAGGGGACATTAAAGTTGTTGTTGATTCAAGGATAAGGGAAACTGCTGACATTAATTCTGTCCAGAAAGCTGTGGAAATAGCAATGTTGTGTGTATCTATTGCTTCCGACAACAGACCGCCTATGAATTTTGTGGCAACTCACTTGAAAGAGTGCTTAGAAACAGATTTCATTTGGAATGAGACAAGAAGAGAAGAATTaattggagaaatgtctcttacTTTAGAAAGCAATGGAATAGATTCACAAGAATGA
- the LOC108221076 gene encoding putative leucine-rich repeat receptor-like protein kinase At2g19210 isoform X2, whose translation MPVCLYKYYIRVFFIKYFLQSSKRMRLFPVLYFVSLLLYLALEVHSQDDQSGFISIDCGIPADASYTDSATNLNYVSDSGFTDAGESKTILPYYNTSGLPQQLVALRSFPQGIRNCYTLKPVQGPSNRYLIRAWFMYGNYDSKDVLPQFDIHLGVEKWDTISFSKTTSLERKEIIHVQTSEYIYGCLVNTGLGTPFISALELRYFNTEISNLYTDDFVSLQLFGRVDFGQPLESCRYKDDRHDRIWDSIDYSNSSIVYNPEETLTELDFYVPYKVMRTAIAPDNTSNPLTITWEPLNVSDQFLIYLHLAEVQTLQSNQIREFNLYLNGNLWTPNNEPVIPTNQTSVVRSSAPELPASKHEIVMQKTERSTLPPIINALEVYSVKKFLQSQTHSQDAGSIMDIKSAYKIQIENWQGDPCVPQAYAWDGVGCSYNDYNFPRITTLNLSSSRLSGKIASSIANLTMIRSLDLSNNNLSGEVPDFLSQLIFLRILMDASLGGGDTNRCTSSSCKKSSNKSTIQMASLVSAFVLIIIAVIILTLVVRNRKERIKITSLETLNRQFTYSEILRITNNLEKSVGEGGFGKVYHGHIGDTQVAVKMLSATSAQGYREFETEAKLLMRIHHKNLTALVGYCMEDNHLGIIYEYMANGDLDGYLAGRKPYVLSWEQRIRIAIDAAEGFEYLHHGCRPTIIHRDVKSTNILLSENFQGKLADFGLSRVIPSEAGSHIITEVARTLGYLDPEYYASNRLTKKSDVYSFGIVLLEIITGRPARGIDDDSEHIVRWVSSRIQQGDIKVVVDSRIRETADINSVQKAVEIAMLCVSIASDNRPPMNFVATHLKECLETDFIWNETRREELIGEMSLTLESNGIDSQE comes from the exons ATGCCAGTATGCCTCTATAAATATTACATACGAGTATTCTTCATCAAATATTTTCTGCAGAGCAGCAAAAGGATGAGGTTGTTTCCTGTTTTATATTTTGTCTCTCTGCTACTCTATCTAGCACTTGAAGTTCACTCGCAAGATGATCAATCAG GTTTTATAAGCATAGACTGTGGAATTCCAGCAGATGCCAGCTACACAGACAGCGCAACCAACTTAAACTACGTGTCAGATTCCGGCTTCACTGATGCGGGTGAAAGCAAGACCATACTACCATATTACAATACTTCAGGCCTTCCACAACAGCTGGTGGCACTAAGAAGCTTTCCTCAGGGAATTAGAAACTGTTACACCCTAAAACCTGTTCAAGGACCAAGTAATAGGTACTTGATTCGCGCATGGTTTATGTACGGAAACTATGACTCTAAAGACGTGCTCCCGCAATTTGATATTCATCTTGGAGTTGAGAAATGGGATACAATCTCATTCAGCAAAACAACTTCTCTAGAAAGAAAAGAGATCATCCATGTCCAAACATCGGAATATATTTATGGATGCCTGGTAAACACAGGACTTGGAACGCCTTTCATATCAGCACTGGAGTTAAGGTACTTCAATACTGAGATCAGTAACTTGTATACAGATGATTTCGTATCACTGCAGCTTTTTGGACGGGTAGATTTTGGTCAACCACTTGAATCATGCAG GTACAAAGATGACAGACATGATAGAATATGGGATTCAATTGATTACAGTAATAGTTCAATAGTATATAATCCGGAGGAGACGTTGACAGAACTAGATTTTTATGTACCATATAAGGTCATGAGGACAGCTATTGCACCGGACAACACAAGCAATCCGTTGACAATCACATGGGAGCCTTTAAATGTATCTGATCAGTTTCTCATCTACTTGCACCTTGCTGAGGTGCAGACTTTACAAAGCAACCAGATCAGAGAATTCAACCTGTATTTGAACGGAAACCTCTGGACTCCAAACAACGAGCCTGTAATTCCTACTAATCAGACTAGTGTAGTACGCAGTTCCGCACCTGAGTTACCAGCGTCTAAGCATGAGATCGTGATGCAGAAAACCGAAAGGTCAACTCTACCCCCTATCATAAACGCCTTGGAGGTTTATAGTGTTAAAAAATTTCTGCAATCACAAACTCATAGTCAAGATG CTGGTTCGATTATGGACATCAAGTCGgcttataaaattcaaatagaAAACTGGCAAGGAGATCCGTGTGTCCCACAGGCGTATGCATGGGACGGTGTTGGATGCAGCtataatgattataattttCCTAGGATTACAACCTT AAACCTGTCCTCAAGCAGATTGAGTGGAAAAATTGCTTCTTCTATTGCCAACCTCACAATGATAAGATCTCT GGATTTGTCAAACAATAACTTGTCTGGAGAAGTACCTGATTTCTTATCACAACTCATCTTCTTGAGGATCCT CATGGATGCAAGTCTGGGAGGTGGAGATACAAATCGATGCACATCATCTTCATGCAAGAAGAGCAGTAACAAATCTACAATTCAGATGGCTTCACTTGTTTCAGCGTTTGTGCTAATCATTATTGCAGTAATAATTCTCACGTTGGTAGTAAGAAACAGAAAAG AACGTATAAAGATTACCTCCTTGGAGACCTTAAACCGTCAGTTCACATACTCTGAAATTCTAAGAATCACTAACAATTTGGAGAAATCTGTCGGAGAAGGAGGATTTGGCAAAGTATACCATGGTCATATTGGTGATACCCAAGTTGCTGTCAAAATGCTCTCAGCAACATCAGCTCAAGGGTACAGGGAGTTCGAAACTGAG GCTAAGCTTCTGATGAGAATTCATCACAAAAATTTAACAGCTCTTGTTGGCTACTGTATGGAAGACAACCACTTGGGAATTATCTACGAATACATGGCCAATGGAGATCTGGACGGGTATCTAGCAG GTAGAAAGCCATATGTTTTGAGTTGGGAACAGAGAATTCGGATTGCAATCGATGCTGCAGAAG GCTTCGAGTATCTGCATCATGGTTGCAGGCCAACAATAATCCACAGAGATGTAAAATCGACAAATATCTTACTTTCAGAGAATTTTCAAGGTAAACTTGCAGATTTTGGCTTGTCCAGAGTCATCCCTTCTGAAGCTGGAAGTCACATAATTACAGAAGTTGCTAGAACTCTTGGCTACCTTGATCCAGA GTATTACGCATCAAATCGACTGACTAAGAAAAGTGATGTTTATAGTTTTGGAATTGTCCTCTTGGAAATAATCACAGGCCGACCAGCTAGAGGGATCGATGATGACAGTGAACACATAGTTAGGTGGGTTAGCTCTAGAATTCAACAAGGGGACATTAAAGTTGTTGTTGATTCAAGGATAAGGGAAACTGCTGACATTAATTCTGTCCAGAAAGCTGTGGAAATAGCAATGTTGTGTGTATCTATTGCTTCCGACAACAGACCGCCTATGAATTTTGTGGCAACTCACTTGAAAGAGTGCTTAGAAACAGATTTCATTTGGAATGAGACAAGAAGAGAAGAATTaattggagaaatgtctcttacTTTAGAAAGCAATGGAATAGATTCACAAGAATGA